Below is a window of Malus domestica chromosome 13, GDT2T_hap1 DNA.
TTTTCTCAAACTGGAATGTGGTAATTTCATCCAACTGAAGAACACTGAGAATGATTCAAAGCCAAATTTGTGGTCACTAAATAAATTCTAGTGCAAATAAATATACATAAACGATGAAGAATTAGAAAAAGTGACAAGACAGCAGATTTAATACGAAAATCACTGAAAATAGAGATGCGAAATGTTTGGTTTAGGGAAATtgagaaatagagagagagaaggatttACGTTTACCTCCTGAAATTTGTGGAAAAGGAACGCCATTTGGATTCAAATGATTGGGATGAATACTCTCACTCTCAATACAAGTCAGTCGTCAGTAGACAGACACTTAGCAGCAGACGacggaggaaggaaggaagctATGAAGCCGCTCGCAACTGTAAAAGTTCAATTTCTGCATCTAATTCGTTTTGGGTTCCAAGAAAACCAACCAAACCAATTGGACTGGGCCAgctttaaagaaaaaataaataaagtgggCTAACATTAAACGATGAAGATATAACTGGACAAGCACTCCCTTGTACAATTCTAGGGCCTCTTCCATCAAATTAACGGTCCAGATCAAACAGActggtatcgattcattttaTTAGTGGGAAATGATTTTCCTTGTGTTAATTTTTGAGAGACATGGAATCTCTCCCGTGGACGCTGTCAAGATGATGAATGGGGGAGTGGCTGCGCCTATGGTAGGGCTGCTTGCAATTATGTTAATTATGCGTATATAAAATAAACTCGTGATATCATTGATAAACATATAGTCTTTGTCCATGTGTATTGACTTTAGTTAATAAAGGCTCGTTAGAAActgattttaaaatgattgaaatcgttttttgtaaaaatatttttgaatcaATCTTTAGTAATGCAAAATTAGGTACAAGCAATTCAAGTGCTTCTTACcaaaagcacataactggtgcttcttgcaagaaACATTTTTAAATGCttttacaacaaaaaaacattttctctaaaaaaacgttttcaaccattttaaaaGTCTTCTAAACAAGCCCTAATTTATCTGATGAAAAAGATATATAACACGTAATATTggaatatatattattaataaattatgaGTCATAGTACACCTTGTTGGCTGTAAACTTGCAAATGCAACGATGGCTAGCTAGTAGCATCGTATTCCTATGTGTAAAAGACTAGAGGGGTAGGCagcttaatttttattattttattactagGTAAAAGCCTAAAAACGAGAAGAAGGGAGGCCGTGGGTGGTGTTGGGATTGGGATGGAGGAAATGGGTAAACAGAGAAAGAGACTGCCGAGGTGCAAACACCGGGACTTGGTGCCCTGCGCCCCTCACCGTCGCAAACGTGAGCCCGCCCTCGTACGTCTCCGCCCACCCGGCCACTTGACCCTTATCAAACCATGCCTTCCATCCTTGAATTACTCTTAAACCCATCTTCTTTATGCTGTACCTCGTTGATGTTACCGGCACCCTCCCATCCGTGTCACCACTGCATGCATGTAATTGATTAGGGTTTTAATTATtactaataaaaaattacaagttATTAGTGCAGTAATCTTTAATTAACTCGATTACCTATAGATCCAAATACGCAAGCCAGCTTTCAAGAGCTTCTGAATGATTGGCAGTACGGTATCAGGCGAGTCCTTCCATTCCTTTATGATGCCGCTGCATGCCACAGGAAGCAACAGAATAAGATATATACCATAGATGTTATTGTGAACATCAATAAGTATATGCTGCAGAAAAATGCTTGCGGAAATAATTAATGCCTAATTTGAGGTGGGAAATTAAAAAAGCAAGTGAGATTCGAGAATGTAATAATAAGTGAGATCCCATACTGGAAACCAACTTGCATATGTCCCCACTCCACTCCCCACCACCCTAAATAGAGTAGTAAAGTATAGGACGGTCCTCCTGCATGCAATTTGTGTTTAGAGTTTTGACGAATTACTTAATATTACCACAGACATACCCACCAACCAGTACCAGCTTTTCTTGTTTTGCTATCGTATGACTAATTTCTGCTGACTAATTATATAAAAGACAAATATGGAGGAAAAACATAACAGCTAGCTTGACTGGTTTTAGTGGGAAGGGAACAACCATGGACCATAGTAAGGAAATTAAAACGAGGTGTCGATAATTTGTAATCCTCTAGATATCTATCTATCTAAATTATTGATTTCCGATTGCACAATATAATTTATCAAATATTTCAATTTTGCGTTTTATtggagaaaaaaagaagaaaaaacaaaaggaagaagACAAGGACAAATGTTACTGCAAGATATCTTTCATTAATTATGATCTGGGCCTTGCGGCAGTGTGGAAAcagaaagaaagctccagttgATTGATTTCTCAACGTGCATGTTCCTTCTAATAAATTCTTTAAATTGACTTTCAGTTACCTCTCCGAATATTTCTCTCCCCCAAAATTCCAGAGGGATTGAGAGAAAGAGAACTGGTTATATATATGTAGATCATAGTTACCTGCATGGGGAGTAAGGATAGGAAAGTTTAGTAACATTGGCATGCAGGGCCCTCTGAACATCCTCTCGGTTGAAATATTGCTCAACATAATCCTCTGTGCAGGGATCATACCCTGATGGTAGCCTCTGCCAAAGCTCCTATATATACATTTGGCATAATTAATTAACCACACCAAAATTACATAACTCCTTAACTTATTAGTGTTACTAATTACTGGTTAGCTAATGAATTAGGTGAGATAAACTCGTACCAGAGTGAATGATGACTTACATGTTGATTGAGCAGACGAGGTGcaacatttttcatgaaattgttAATCCTTGTTGGTTTGGGAGAAGCAGTAGTAGATGGAGATGGATCAGTGAGGCAGATGGGTGCATAAATGCCGTAGATGTCGATTTGAGAATAATCTTGTAAGAAGGCTCGAATGTGTTCATTGCACTCTTCTGTTTGGTTGTCATCATGTATGACATCACATTTATTTACTAAATTGTTGTGGAGCGTGTCCGAGATTATGGCATGGCTCCATGCGTAATCAAATATCCCACTGTTGTCCGTCGGTTCATTGATCACAGCATTCCCAATCTAATTCAATTATAATGCGAATGATCGATTAATTAGCTAGATAATTAGAGAAATGAGTTAATTGTATGTAGAGTTAGGGTTCATGTAGGCTGGCTCACCATGAAACCTTTCAGATTTATGAAAGAGGAGGAATACTCTGATGGGGATGATGATCTGGTGGCTCCTTTGTTTCGGTCGTATATGAGGTTGGCAAGCTGGGGGACGTAATGGCCAGCATAGCTCTCCCCAGCAATGTAGAAATCATGGGATTTTAAGGTTGGGAAC
It encodes the following:
- the LOC103452206 gene encoding serine carboxypeptidase-like 35; translated protein: MALNPNLLNMAMIWCLVLLFPVTNAVKHEEVETQGQLGEGDRVTNLPGQPPVSFPHYAGYVQLPKSGKALFYWFFQAQENASRKPLVLWLNGGPGCSSVAYGAAQELGPFLVRSNGTLILNNYSWNKVANVLFLESPAGVGFSYTNNSKDLRTLGDRITAADSHAFLVEWFKKFPTLKSHDFYIAGESYAGHYVPQLANLIYDRNKGATRSSSPSEYSSSFINLKGFMIGNAVINEPTDNSGIFDYAWSHAIISDTLHNNLVNKCDVIHDDNQTEECNEHIRAFLQDYSQIDIYGIYAPICLTDPSPSTTASPKPTRINNFMKNVAPRLLNQHELWQRLPSGYDPCTEDYVEQYFNREDVQRALHANVTKLSYPYSPCSGIIKEWKDSPDTVLPIIQKLLKAGLRIWIYSGDTDGRVPVTSTRYSIKKMGLRVIQGWKAWFDKGQVAGWAETYEGGLTFATVRGAGHQVPVFAPRQSLSLFTHFLHPNPNTTHGLPSSRF